Proteins encoded together in one Rhizobium sp. 11515TR window:
- a CDS encoding ABC transporter ATP-binding protein → MAIHIDTVTKQFGPLRVVNGVSVDIKDGEFFCMLGPSGCGKTTTLRMVAGLELPTSGRISINGADMTYAEPRHRDIAMAFQDYGLYPNMTVFKNIEFPLRIRKIDEANRKRKVEETAEKLGLHEYLQRKPSQLSGGQRQRVSLARALVRNPKVFLMDEPLSNLDAKLRAVMRTEIKKLVTNLGITTIYVTHDQIEAMAMADRIAVMSKGNMVQVASPLEVYDRPKTRFVAEFIGSPPMNLFPATLKPGAAVTCVIPGFAHSLTEEERAFASKVVDSKGGLLLGIRPEHLVVTKPGQSGVTDALVELVEPLGQTTNIYVSVGSVRFVIVTDRTQVRAGDTIGVAAPSELLRVVANDDALVR, encoded by the coding sequence ATGGCTATTCATATTGATACCGTCACAAAGCAGTTCGGACCGCTTCGGGTCGTAAACGGGGTGTCTGTCGACATCAAGGATGGCGAGTTCTTCTGCATGCTCGGACCCTCCGGCTGCGGTAAGACCACGACGCTTCGTATGGTTGCTGGCCTCGAACTTCCAACGTCCGGACGCATCAGCATCAACGGTGCTGACATGACCTATGCCGAACCACGGCATCGTGACATTGCTATGGCCTTTCAGGACTATGGTCTCTATCCGAACATGACCGTGTTCAAGAATATCGAATTTCCGCTTAGGATCCGGAAAATCGATGAGGCCAATCGCAAGCGGAAAGTCGAGGAAACTGCCGAGAAGCTCGGATTGCATGAATATCTTCAACGCAAGCCGTCGCAGCTCTCCGGTGGCCAGCGCCAGCGCGTCTCGCTCGCCCGCGCTCTGGTGCGCAATCCCAAAGTATTCCTCATGGATGAGCCGCTCTCCAACCTTGATGCAAAGCTGCGCGCGGTCATGCGCACCGAGATCAAGAAACTCGTCACGAATCTCGGTATTACGACGATCTATGTTACGCACGATCAGATCGAAGCCATGGCAATGGCCGACCGTATCGCCGTCATGAGCAAGGGCAACATGGTTCAGGTCGCCTCGCCACTCGAAGTATACGACCGTCCGAAGACCCGCTTCGTTGCCGAGTTCATCGGCTCGCCGCCCATGAACCTCTTCCCGGCAACTTTGAAGCCGGGTGCGGCCGTCACCTGTGTCATTCCAGGCTTTGCCCATTCGCTAACCGAGGAAGAGCGCGCCTTTGCCTCGAAAGTGGTGGATTCCAAGGGCGGACTGCTCCTTGGCATTCGACCGGAGCATTTGGTTGTGACGAAGCCCGGCCAGTCCGGTGTAACCGATGCTCTGGTGGAATTAGTCGAACCTCTCGGACAGACGACGAACATTTACGTCAGCGTCGGAAGCGTCCGGTTCGTCATTGTCACCGACCGCACGCAGGTACGGGCCGGCGACACGATCGGCGTGGCTGCCCCTTCGGAACTGCTGCGTGTCGTCGCCAACGACGATGCTCTCGTGCGCTGA